A DNA window from Actinomycetota bacterium contains the following coding sequences:
- the gatA gene encoding Asp-tRNA(Asn)/Glu-tRNA(Gln) amidotransferase subunit GatA gives MELIARSAAELARLMAIGEVSAREVVDAHLARIAEVDGDPTGPGPRDIHAFLHVTADAARAHAADIDARRARGEALGDLAGVPLALKDVFVTRGVPTTCGSRILEGWRPPYDATVVERLRAADVVVVGKTNMDEFAMGSSTENSGYGPSRNPWDLDRVPGGSSGGSSAAVAALQAPLALGTDTGGSIRQPAAVTGTVGLKPTYGVVSRYGLIAFASSLDQAGPMARTVEDAALLHQVIAGHDPRDSTSIPEPAPDVVAPLRDSIRGMRVGVVRELGGEGYEPGVAASFRDALATLESLGTDVVECSLPHAPLALPAYYLIAPSEASSNLARYDGVRYGLRVDAPTTEEMNAATRAHGFGAEVKRRIMIGTYALSAGYFDAYYLQAGKVRTLVLRDFQAAFDEVDVLVSPTSPNVAFPIAEKVDDPLAMYLNDIATVPANLAGIPAISVPSGLDDAGLPVGLQIMAPALREDVALRVAWAFEQASGFDPMPRGANAVAVPGEVAA, from the coding sequence ATGGAGCTGATCGCCCGTTCCGCCGCCGAGCTCGCCCGGCTGATGGCGATCGGCGAGGTCAGCGCCCGCGAGGTGGTCGACGCCCACCTGGCCCGCATCGCCGAGGTCGACGGTGACCCCACCGGGCCTGGTCCGCGCGACATCCACGCCTTCCTGCACGTCACCGCGGACGCGGCCCGGGCACACGCCGCGGACATCGACGCACGCCGCGCCCGCGGCGAGGCGCTCGGGGATCTGGCCGGCGTTCCGCTGGCCCTGAAGGACGTCTTCGTCACCCGCGGTGTGCCAACGACCTGTGGGTCGCGGATCCTGGAAGGCTGGCGGCCACCCTACGACGCCACGGTCGTCGAACGTCTGCGCGCGGCCGACGTGGTGGTGGTCGGGAAGACGAACATGGACGAGTTCGCCATGGGGTCGTCGACAGAGAACTCCGGGTACGGCCCGTCCCGCAACCCCTGGGACCTCGACCGCGTCCCCGGGGGCTCTTCGGGCGGTTCGTCCGCCGCTGTGGCCGCGCTGCAGGCGCCACTGGCGTTGGGGACCGACACCGGTGGATCCATCCGCCAGCCCGCCGCGGTCACCGGGACGGTGGGGCTCAAGCCCACCTACGGGGTGGTGTCGCGGTACGGCCTGATCGCGTTCGCCTCCAGCCTCGACCAGGCCGGACCGATGGCGCGGACCGTCGAGGACGCCGCCCTGCTGCACCAGGTCATCGCCGGTCACGACCCGCGTGATTCGACGTCCATCCCGGAGCCGGCCCCCGACGTCGTCGCCCCGCTCCGTGACAGCATCCGGGGGATGCGCGTCGGGGTCGTCCGCGAGCTGGGCGGGGAGGGGTACGAGCCGGGCGTCGCAGCCAGCTTCCGTGACGCCCTGGCGACCCTCGAGTCGCTGGGTACCGACGTCGTCGAGTGCTCACTGCCACACGCCCCGTTGGCGCTCCCGGCCTACTACCTGATCGCCCCGTCGGAGGCGTCGAGCAACCTCGCACGCTACGACGGGGTCCGGTACGGCCTCCGCGTCGATGCGCCCACCACCGAGGAGATGAACGCGGCGACACGGGCTCACGGCTTCGGCGCGGAGGTGAAGCGGCGCATCATGATCGGGACGTACGCGCTGTCGGCCGGGTACTTCGACGCCTACTACCTGCAGGCCGGGAAGGTCCGAACCCTCGTCCTGCGCGACTTCCAGGCCGCGTTCGACGAGGTCGACGTCCTGGTCAGCCCGACCTCACCCAACGTCGCGTTCCCGATCGCAGAGAAGGTCGACGATCCCCTGGCGATGTACCTCAACGACATCGCGACCGTGCCGGCCAACCTGGCGGGCATCCCGGCGATCTCCGTGCCCAGCGGCTTGGACGACGCCGGCCTGCCGGTCGGCCTGCAGATCATGGCCCCGGCGTTGCGCGAGGATGTGGCGCTGCGGGTGGCGTGGGCCTTCGAGCAGGCCAGCGGGTTCGACCCGATGCCCCGGGGCGCCAACGCCGTCGCGGTCCCCGGGGAGGTGGCGGCGTGA
- a CDS encoding cysteine desulfurase, which yields MIYLDHAATTVPRPEARAALARWLDPDARLGNASSAHTAGQAARVAVEEARERIAQVLGASPADIVFTSGGTEADNLAVKGLAWAGAQAGRRHLVVSAVEHPAVLDSARWLAAGQGFTLTEVAPQRDGRVDVEQVLAAVRDDTAVVAVMAANNELGSVNDVATLGTALRDRGVRLHVDAVQAFATCQVDVAAWPVDGLALSAHKFGGPGGVGVAYLRRGVPVVPVLHGGGQDRGVRSGTFAAALDAACAAAVTAAAADRVAVHERLMALSARLAHGLLAITGVRRNGPADPACRLSSHVHVSIEGVDGEALLFALDRAGVCASTGSACHSGANRASHVLVATGLDDLASLRLSLGWTTTEDDVDAALSIIADAVAHLRAAGGGGLS from the coding sequence GTGATCTACCTCGACCACGCCGCCACCACCGTCCCGCGCCCCGAGGCCCGGGCGGCGCTGGCGCGGTGGCTGGATCCCGACGCCAGGCTCGGGAACGCCTCGTCGGCGCACACTGCCGGGCAGGCAGCCCGCGTCGCGGTCGAGGAGGCCCGCGAACGCATCGCCCAGGTGCTCGGCGCATCACCGGCCGACATCGTGTTCACCTCCGGCGGGACCGAGGCCGACAACCTGGCCGTCAAGGGCCTGGCCTGGGCCGGGGCGCAGGCCGGACGGCGACACCTGGTGGTGTCGGCTGTCGAGCATCCCGCCGTGCTCGATTCGGCGCGCTGGCTGGCGGCCGGGCAGGGGTTCACCCTCACGGAGGTCGCCCCGCAGCGCGACGGCCGGGTGGATGTCGAGCAGGTCCTGGCGGCCGTCCGCGACGACACCGCGGTGGTCGCGGTCATGGCCGCCAACAACGAGCTCGGGTCCGTCAACGACGTCGCGACGCTGGGGACGGCGCTCCGCGACCGCGGCGTGCGGCTGCACGTCGATGCGGTGCAGGCGTTCGCGACCTGCCAGGTGGACGTGGCGGCCTGGCCGGTCGACGGGCTGGCGCTCTCGGCCCACAAGTTCGGCGGTCCGGGCGGGGTCGGTGTGGCCTACCTGCGCCGGGGGGTGCCGGTGGTCCCCGTGCTGCACGGCGGCGGCCAGGACCGCGGAGTGCGGTCGGGGACGTTCGCGGCGGCGCTCGACGCCGCCTGCGCCGCGGCGGTGACGGCCGCCGCGGCGGACCGGGTCGCCGTCCACGAACGCCTGATGGCGTTGAGCGCGCGGTTGGCCCACGGGTTGCTGGCGATCACCGGGGTGCGCCGTAACGGACCGGCGGATCCGGCGTGCCGGCTGTCGTCGCACGTGCACGTGTCGATCGAGGGTGTCGACGGCGAAGCGCTGCTGTTCGCGCTCGACCGGGCCGGCGTGTGCGCCTCGACCGGCTCAGCGTGTCACTCGGGCGCCAACCGCGCCAGCCACGTCCTGGTGGCCACGGGGCTCGACGACCTGGCGTCGCTGCGACTCTCGCTGGGTTGGACCACCACAGAAGACGACGTCGACGCGGCGCTGTCGATCATCGCCGACGCGGTGGCGCACCTGCGCGCCGCCGGCGGGGGAGGGCTGTCATGA
- the gatC gene encoding Asp-tRNA(Asn)/Glu-tRNA(Gln) amidotransferase subunit GatC: MALSAEEVRYVASLARLALSDDEVRRLAPQLSKILEYAEQVGHVAADDVVATSHPYPLHNVLREDRVEQSLPREDLLAAAPAVEDDRFVVPRIVAEEG; the protein is encoded by the coding sequence GTGGCCCTGTCCGCTGAAGAGGTGCGTTACGTCGCGTCCCTGGCTCGGCTGGCGCTCAGCGACGACGAGGTGCGACGGTTGGCACCGCAACTGTCGAAGATCCTCGAGTACGCCGAGCAGGTGGGACACGTCGCCGCCGACGACGTGGTGGCCACCTCACACCCGTACCCCCTGCACAACGTCCTCCGCGAGGACCGGGTGGAGCAGTCACTGCCACGCGAGGACCTGCTGGCGGCTGCCCCCGCCGTCGAAGACGACCGCTTCGTTGTCCCCCGGATCGTGGCGGAGGAGGGGTGA
- a CDS encoding cell wall-binding repeat-containing protein, which translates to MIRPVVIAIAVLASAAALLVPGTPAGGAAPADVSRFFGGPGTGRIETSVALSRAAFPAGAPAVVVAFGFDFPDALAAAPLASAAGGPVLLNLRERLHGSVREEVQRLGARRAFLMGGSAVQSETVRSELQAMGVEVERVAGPERMTTAAQAARRAVDLWRSAGIPAGQRVLVALGAHPDPSRAWPDALAAGGLAGHARWPLLLTDRDRVPEVTNATLRDLGAEHATVVGGTAAIPETTEGQLDAPRRDRIAGPNRFATSTALADIAVTHGARRATVVAATGGNFPDGLAAGPTAVSLGGLLVLVGGDDLVDSADTKAWAEAHRGAIQRVRVAGGPAAVADEVLGQIGFALVDLALGLHQVGSGFEFPTHVTGAPGDDRIYVTERAGRIRFLDGSVFLDIRGLVSSAGQEQGLLGLAFDPAYANTGRYFVHYTDSAGDTVVAEYNRDGRTPRTLFRWDQPATNHNGGSLEFGPDGALYLALGDGGGSGDAYDNAQRPETPLGAIVRLDAASGDWRTWMYGLRNPYRFSFDPPDGTVVIGDVGQARYEEIDVVAWDATGTNFGWPCREGAHGFDPDRAGCPASGLTDPVFEYPLNGTCAVIGGVVYRGSAIPELRGQYVYGDFCAGWIRGFHERHGAVTDERHWMDTAARVTSFGRDNAGEVYVTLADGTVRRVVRAS; encoded by the coding sequence GTGATCCGACCTGTCGTCATCGCGATCGCCGTGCTGGCGTCCGCCGCGGCGCTCCTCGTGCCGGGCACCCCCGCCGGCGGGGCCGCGCCGGCGGACGTCTCCCGCTTCTTCGGTGGACCGGGCACGGGCCGCATCGAGACCTCGGTGGCGCTATCGCGAGCGGCGTTCCCCGCCGGCGCCCCGGCGGTCGTGGTGGCGTTCGGCTTCGACTTCCCCGACGCGCTGGCGGCCGCGCCCCTGGCGTCGGCGGCAGGCGGACCGGTTCTCCTCAACCTCCGTGAGCGCCTGCACGGCTCGGTCCGTGAGGAGGTGCAGCGCCTGGGGGCCCGCCGGGCCTTCCTGATGGGCGGGTCGGCGGTGCAGTCAGAGACGGTCCGATCCGAGCTGCAGGCCATGGGCGTGGAGGTCGAACGGGTCGCCGGCCCCGAACGGATGACCACCGCAGCGCAGGCTGCCCGGCGCGCCGTGGACCTGTGGCGGTCCGCGGGGATACCGGCCGGCCAGCGGGTCCTGGTGGCGCTGGGCGCGCATCCCGATCCGTCCCGTGCCTGGCCGGACGCGCTCGCAGCCGGAGGCCTGGCTGGGCACGCCCGCTGGCCGCTGCTGTTGACCGACCGCGACCGGGTGCCCGAGGTCACCAACGCGACCTTGCGCGACCTCGGCGCCGAGCACGCCACCGTGGTGGGGGGGACGGCCGCCATCCCCGAGACCACCGAGGGACAGCTGGACGCGCCCCGCCGCGACCGCATCGCCGGGCCCAACCGGTTCGCGACCTCCACCGCCCTCGCCGACATCGCGGTCACACACGGTGCCCGCCGCGCCACCGTCGTGGCGGCCACCGGGGGCAACTTCCCCGACGGGCTGGCTGCCGGACCCACCGCGGTGTCGCTCGGGGGGTTGCTCGTGCTGGTCGGTGGCGACGACCTGGTCGACTCGGCCGACACCAAGGCCTGGGCCGAGGCGCACCGCGGGGCGATCCAGCGTGTCCGCGTGGCAGGAGGGCCGGCCGCGGTCGCCGACGAGGTTCTGGGCCAGATCGGGTTCGCGCTGGTCGACCTGGCGCTGGGCCTGCACCAGGTCGGGAGCGGCTTCGAGTTCCCCACCCACGTCACCGGCGCGCCCGGCGACGACCGGATCTACGTCACCGAGCGTGCCGGGCGGATCCGCTTCCTCGACGGCAGCGTCTTCCTGGATATCCGCGGACTGGTCTCGAGCGCCGGCCAGGAACAGGGCCTGCTCGGCCTGGCGTTCGACCCCGCGTACGCCAACACCGGCCGGTACTTCGTGCACTACACCGACAGCGCCGGTGACACCGTGGTCGCCGAGTACAACCGCGACGGCAGAACCCCACGGACCCTGTTCCGCTGGGACCAGCCCGCCACCAACCACAACGGCGGATCGCTGGAGTTCGGGCCCGACGGCGCGTTGTACCTGGCGCTGGGAGACGGCGGCGGGAGCGGCGACGCCTACGACAACGCCCAGCGGCCGGAGACGCCGCTGGGCGCGATCGTGCGCTTGGATGCCGCCAGCGGAGACTGGCGGACCTGGATGTACGGGCTGCGCAACCCCTACCGCTTCTCGTTCGACCCGCCCGACGGCACGGTCGTGATCGGAGACGTGGGGCAAGCCCGCTACGAGGAGATCGACGTGGTCGCCTGGGACGCCACCGGGACGAACTTCGGGTGGCCGTGCCGGGAAGGCGCGCACGGCTTCGACCCCGACCGTGCCGGCTGCCCGGCGAGCGGCCTGACCGACCCGGTGTTCGAGTACCCGCTCAACGGGACCTGTGCGGTGATCGGCGGGGTGGTGTACCGCGGGTCGGCGATCCCCGAGCTGCGTGGCCAGTACGTCTACGGCGACTTCTGCGCCGGTTGGATCCGCGGGTTCCACGAACGCCACGGCGCCGTCACCGACGAGCGCCACTGGATGGACACGGCCGCGCGGGTCACCAGCTTCGGGCGTGACAACGCCGGCGAGGTGTACGTCACTCTCGCCGACGGGACCGTCCGCCGGGTGGTGCGCGCCTCGTAG
- a CDS encoding electron transfer flavoprotein subunit alpha/FixB family protein encodes MSELLVLIDHDQGRTRKVSTQMLTKARELATQAGDTVAAIAVGPGASATAETAGTFGADRVYAWDSADATAYVTLPMVEAVQQVLRGSDARRVLFPSANFYKDVAARLAVRLEAGVITDASDLELVDGDLNVVKDVFGGATITRSHVRGDRIALIGVKPNAFVAEARGDGPAEVVPLDVALSDDAKRSRVVEAVTQAEGGRPDVGEASTVVAGGRGLGDASGFELIGRLADTLGAGVGASRAAADAGWIAHRHQIGQTGKTISPQLYIGCGISGAIQHRAGMQTAQLIVAINKDPEAPIFQIADFGVVGDLYQVVPKLIEEIEARKG; translated from the coding sequence GTGAGCGAGCTGCTGGTCCTCATCGACCACGACCAGGGCAGGACACGCAAGGTCTCGACCCAGATGCTCACCAAGGCGCGAGAGCTGGCAACCCAGGCCGGTGACACGGTCGCCGCGATCGCCGTGGGCCCCGGCGCATCCGCAACCGCAGAAACGGCCGGGACGTTCGGAGCCGACCGGGTCTACGCGTGGGATTCGGCCGACGCCACCGCGTACGTCACCCTCCCCATGGTGGAGGCGGTGCAACAGGTTCTCCGGGGATCGGATGCACGCCGGGTGCTGTTCCCCTCCGCCAACTTCTACAAGGACGTCGCGGCCCGCCTGGCGGTCCGCCTCGAAGCCGGCGTCATCACCGACGCGTCCGACCTCGAGCTCGTCGACGGTGACCTGAACGTGGTCAAGGACGTGTTCGGCGGCGCGACCATCACCCGCTCGCACGTCCGCGGCGATCGCATCGCGCTGATCGGCGTGAAGCCGAACGCGTTCGTGGCCGAGGCACGCGGGGACGGCCCCGCGGAGGTCGTTCCGCTCGACGTCGCCCTGTCCGACGACGCGAAACGGTCCCGGGTGGTGGAGGCGGTCACCCAGGCCGAGGGCGGCCGGCCGGACGTCGGCGAGGCCTCGACCGTCGTCGCTGGCGGGCGCGGGCTCGGCGACGCATCGGGCTTCGAGCTGATCGGCCGGCTCGCCGACACCCTCGGCGCCGGGGTCGGCGCGTCCCGTGCCGCGGCCGACGCCGGGTGGATCGCACACCGCCACCAGATCGGGCAGACGGGAAAGACCATCTCCCCGCAGCTGTACATCGGCTGTGGGATCTCCGGGGCGATCCAGCACCGGGCCGGGATGCAGACCGCACAGCTGATCGTCGCGATCAACAAGGACCCTGAGGCGCCCATCTTCCAGATCGCTGACTTCGGTGTGGTCGGTGACCTGTACCAGGTCGTGCCCAAGCTGATCGAGGAGATCGAGGCGCGCAAGGGCTGA
- the mnmA gene encoding tRNA 2-thiouridine(34) synthase MnmA, translated as MNVLVAMSGGVDSSVAAALLVEEGHDVTGVHLKLADVPADRQVPGHGCCTLDDAQDARRVAQQLGIPFYVWDLQDLFVREVQDPFASAYAAGCTPNPCISCNRNVKYAALLGRATALGFDAMATGHHVRLRRDGAGRSRLLRAADRAKDQTYVLYVATFDQLARSRFPVGELTKDQVRAAAETRGLRVASKPESYDLCFVPDGDTAGYLRARLPVVPGPVLDLDGTVLGEHEGIWRYTVGQRRGLGLNSHERHYVVALDRTRNAVVVGPREALACPMVDLATVNWVRGSPPLGPVTAQLRAHGEPVAAALTAHDGGYRVTFDEPVEAVAAGQACVLYDGDECLGGGTIVAADRGPAVSAAAR; from the coding sequence ATGAACGTCCTCGTCGCGATGAGCGGCGGCGTCGACTCGTCCGTGGCTGCTGCCCTGCTGGTGGAGGAGGGCCACGACGTCACCGGCGTGCACCTCAAGCTCGCCGACGTGCCCGCCGACCGCCAGGTTCCCGGCCACGGGTGCTGCACGCTCGACGATGCTCAGGACGCCCGTCGGGTCGCCCAGCAGCTTGGCATCCCCTTCTACGTGTGGGATCTGCAGGATCTGTTCGTCCGTGAGGTGCAGGACCCGTTCGCAAGCGCCTACGCGGCGGGGTGCACACCCAACCCGTGCATCTCGTGCAACCGCAACGTGAAGTACGCGGCACTCCTGGGGCGTGCCACCGCGCTGGGGTTCGATGCGATGGCCACGGGCCACCACGTCCGGCTGCGCCGCGATGGGGCGGGGCGGAGCCGGCTACTGCGGGCTGCCGACCGGGCCAAGGACCAGACCTACGTCCTGTACGTCGCGACCTTCGACCAGCTGGCCCGGTCGCGGTTCCCCGTCGGGGAGCTGACCAAGGATCAGGTCCGGGCCGCCGCGGAGACGCGCGGCTTGCGGGTGGCGTCGAAGCCGGAGTCCTACGACCTGTGCTTCGTCCCCGACGGCGACACCGCCGGGTACCTGCGTGCGCGTCTCCCGGTCGTCCCCGGGCCGGTGCTGGATCTCGACGGCACGGTGCTCGGGGAGCACGAGGGGATCTGGCGGTACACGGTCGGTCAGCGCCGCGGGCTCGGGCTGAACAGCCACGAGCGCCACTACGTCGTCGCCCTGGACCGCACCCGCAACGCCGTGGTTGTCGGCCCCCGGGAGGCGTTGGCCTGCCCGATGGTGGACCTGGCGACGGTCAACTGGGTGCGTGGTTCACCGCCGCTGGGGCCGGTGACGGCACAGCTTCGGGCTCACGGCGAGCCTGTGGCCGCGGCGCTCACCGCCCACGACGGCGGGTACCGCGTGACGTTCGACGAGCCGGTCGAGGCCGTGGCGGCGGGGCAAGCCTGCGTGCTCTACGACGGTGACGAGTGTCTGGGCGGCGGCACCATCGTCGCGGCCGACCGTGGTCCAGCGGTGAGCGCCGCCGCGCGCTGA
- a CDS encoding gamma-glutamylcyclotransferase, with protein MTRDLFVYGTLRPGRSRWPAIADLVDVVGPARCRGRLVATAMGWPAATFDAEGTVHGTLLRPRGPRTAARLRSVADHIEAAGDLFVRVTVEVDGPDGRQPAVAYAWNPKRGQPPGEPVPDGRWEP; from the coding sequence GTGACCCGAGACCTGTTCGTGTACGGGACGTTGCGGCCGGGACGTTCACGGTGGCCGGCGATCGCCGACCTGGTCGACGTGGTCGGTCCGGCGCGCTGCCGTGGCAGGCTCGTCGCCACCGCGATGGGTTGGCCGGCTGCGACGTTCGACGCCGAGGGCACCGTCCACGGCACGCTGCTCCGCCCCCGCGGACCCCGAACCGCCGCCAGGCTGAGGTCCGTCGCGGACCACATCGAGGCCGCAGGTGACCTGTTCGTCCGGGTGACGGTCGAGGTGGACGGTCCCGACGGCCGCCAGCCGGCGGTCGCGTACGCCTGGAACCCGAAGCGCGGTCAGCCTCCGGGCGAGCCGGTGCCCGACGGCCGGTGGGAGCCGTGA
- the ligA gene encoding NAD-dependent DNA ligase LigA, translating into MAAVPDRLDAARQRHDELSRTLHESNYRYHVLSDPPMSDAEYDALLRELIQLEDAYPALRTAVSPTQQVGAPRSTAFPEHRHLEPMLSLDNVFDREELAAWERRVERSLALVPRYVCELKVDGVAISLTYRRGVLAVAATRGDGVTGEDVTPQVRTIRNVPYRLATPDPPEVVEVRGEVCFPVDEFEAMNAERIERGEAAFANPRNAASGALRQKDPRITATRPLEVVCHGLGASEGIAFTAHSESLAWLRGVGLTVADETEVVADLDQIMDYVKRWTGQRHAPRYEIDGVVVKIDAFADRAELGTTARAPRWAVAYKLPPVEKETQLRGIQVNVGRTGKVTPFAVLEPVSVGGVTVAMATLHNDDQVAAKDVRPGDTVIVRRAGDVIPEVVGPVLAKRPPGLEPWRMPSHCPFCATELVRPDAEANTFCPNLDCPQRLWGALEHFASRGAMDIEGLGEETAKLLRDEGIVHSLADLYDLSEEQLLDLPGFAEKKARALLHSIEESKDRGLDRLLIGLNIRHVGPTVARTLARHFGSIDALMAASDEQIAAAPDIGPVIARSVADFLGDERNRRLIDRLKAAGVRTDVQRRQDGGLLGGWTVVLTGTLAGFTRDQAKEALEARGAKVTSSVSSRTNVVVAGEDPGTKLAKAEQLEVPVVDEAAFVTLLETGTLPGA; encoded by the coding sequence GTGGCGGCCGTCCCCGACAGGTTGGACGCGGCCCGGCAGCGCCACGACGAGCTGTCTCGGACACTGCACGAATCGAACTACCGCTACCACGTCCTGTCCGATCCGCCGATGTCGGACGCCGAGTACGACGCGCTGCTCCGCGAACTCATCCAGCTCGAGGACGCCTACCCGGCGCTACGGACCGCCGTCTCACCGACGCAGCAGGTCGGCGCCCCACGCAGCACCGCGTTCCCCGAGCACCGCCACCTGGAACCGATGCTCTCGCTCGACAACGTCTTCGACCGCGAGGAGCTGGCCGCCTGGGAACGCCGGGTCGAGCGCTCCCTGGCCCTGGTCCCCCGGTACGTGTGCGAGCTGAAAGTGGACGGCGTCGCGATCTCGTTGACCTACCGGCGCGGTGTCCTGGCGGTCGCCGCCACCCGCGGTGACGGCGTCACCGGCGAGGACGTCACCCCGCAGGTGCGGACGATCCGCAACGTCCCGTACCGGCTGGCGACCCCCGACCCGCCCGAGGTGGTCGAGGTCCGCGGCGAGGTGTGCTTCCCGGTCGACGAGTTCGAGGCGATGAACGCCGAGCGCATCGAGCGTGGCGAGGCCGCGTTCGCCAACCCGCGGAACGCCGCGTCGGGGGCGCTGCGTCAGAAGGATCCTCGCATCACCGCCACGCGACCACTGGAGGTCGTGTGTCACGGGCTGGGCGCATCCGAGGGCATCGCTTTCACCGCTCACAGCGAGTCGCTGGCGTGGCTCCGCGGCGTCGGCCTGACCGTCGCGGACGAGACCGAGGTGGTCGCCGACCTCGATCAGATCATGGACTACGTCAAGCGGTGGACCGGGCAGCGCCACGCGCCCCGCTACGAGATCGACGGCGTGGTGGTCAAGATCGATGCGTTCGCCGACCGTGCGGAGCTGGGGACCACCGCCCGCGCACCCCGATGGGCGGTGGCCTACAAGCTGCCTCCGGTCGAGAAGGAGACGCAGCTGCGCGGCATCCAGGTCAACGTCGGCCGCACCGGGAAGGTCACCCCCTTCGCGGTCCTCGAACCCGTGTCGGTCGGCGGGGTCACCGTGGCGATGGCCACCCTGCACAACGACGACCAGGTCGCCGCCAAGGACGTCCGCCCGGGTGACACCGTGATCGTGCGCCGCGCGGGTGACGTGATCCCGGAGGTGGTCGGGCCCGTCCTCGCCAAGCGCCCCCCGGGCTTGGAGCCGTGGCGCATGCCCAGCCACTGCCCGTTCTGCGCGACCGAGCTGGTCCGCCCGGACGCGGAGGCCAACACGTTCTGCCCGAACCTGGACTGCCCGCAGCGGCTGTGGGGCGCGCTGGAGCACTTCGCGAGCCGCGGGGCGATGGACATCGAAGGCTTGGGCGAGGAGACCGCCAAGCTGCTGCGGGACGAGGGGATCGTCCACAGCCTCGCGGACCTGTACGACCTGTCCGAGGAGCAGCTGCTGGACCTGCCGGGCTTCGCCGAGAAGAAGGCACGCGCGCTGCTGCACTCCATCGAGGAGTCCAAGGACCGCGGCCTGGACCGGTTGCTGATCGGCCTCAACATCCGCCACGTCGGCCCGACCGTCGCCCGCACGCTGGCGCGGCACTTCGGCTCGATCGATGCGCTGATGGCCGCCTCCGACGAGCAGATCGCGGCCGCCCCCGACATCGGTCCGGTGATCGCGCGGTCGGTTGCGGACTTCCTCGGCGACGAACGCAACCGGCGGTTGATCGACCGCTTGAAGGCGGCAGGCGTCAGGACCGACGTGCAACGGCGGCAGGACGGCGGGCTTCTGGGCGGGTGGACAGTCGTTCTGACCGGAACCTTGGCCGGTTTCACCCGAGACCAGGCCAAGGAGGCGCTCGAAGCGCGGGGCGCGAAGGTCACCTCGAGCGTGTCGTCGCGGACCAACGTCGTCGTGGCGGGGGAGGATCCCGGCACCAAGCTGGCCAAGGCCGAACAGCTCGAGGTCCCAGTCGTCGACGAGGCGGCCTTCGTCACGCTGCTCGAGACCGGGACGCTACCGGGGGCGTGA